The sequence CGTGTTCCAGCCGCTGGGCATGCACGACACCGCTCTGAAGGGCTCCCCCGGCTCCGGCGCGGAGTCCACCGTGGACGACCTCGTCCGGTTCGCCACCGAACTCCAGACCCCGAGCCTCGTCGATCCCTCCACATTGGAGGCCGCAACGCAGGTCGCGTTCCCCGGTCTCACGGGCGTGCTTCCCGGTTTCGGCCACCAGAAACCCAACGACTGGGGACTCGGCTTCGAGTTGCGCGACCACAAGGACCCTCACTGGACGGGCAAGAACAGCTCACCGAGGACGTTCGGCCACTTCGGGCAGTCCGGCACGTTCCTGTGGGTTGACCCCGACGCGGGGGTGGCGTGTGTGACGCTCACCGACCGCGCGTTCGGTCCCTGGGCCGCGCGGGTGTGGCCGGAGTTCACCGACGCCGTGCTCGCCGAGCTGGCCTGACTCGCCGGTGCGGGATCAGCTCTCCAGCACCCGCACCGGTTCGCCCCGTGAGAAGGCGGCGATGTCGGCGACGGCGTCGCGGTAGAAGACCTCGTAGGTGTCGCGCGTCACGAATCCGATGTGCGGGGTGAGCACGGCGTTGGGCAGCGACCGCAGTGGATGGTCGGACGGCAGCGGTTCCACGTCGTAGACGTCGAGGGCAGCGGCCCCGATCACACCGTGCCGCAGCGCGTGGACGAGTGCGCCGGTGTCCACGATCGGCGCGCGGGAGGTGTTGACCAGCAACGCCGTGGGTTTCATCGCCGCGAGTTCGGCCGCCCCCAGGAGCCCGCGCGTGCGCTTGCTCAGCACGAGATGCACCGTCAGCACATCGGCACTCGCCAGCAGCTCCTCTTTGGACACGGCCGTGACGTCGTGTTCGGCGGCCCGCTCCTGTGTGAGGTTGTGGCTCCACGCGATCGTGCGCATGCCGAAGGCCTGCCCCACCCTGGCGACCTGTGCGCCGAGCCTGCCCAACCCGAGCACGCCGAGGGTCCTGCCTCGCAGGGACGTCCCCAGCGTGGTCTGCCAGCCCCCTTCCCGCATCGCACGCAGTTCGGTGTGCAGGTTGCGGCTGGCCGCGAGGATCAACGCCCAGGTCAGCTCCACCGTGGGGTGCGCGACGTACCCGGTGCCACACACGACAACGCCGTGCCTGCGCGCCGCCTCGACGTCGATGGAGGCGTTGCGCTGTCCTGTGGTCACCAACAGCCGGAGATCGGCAAGCCGGGACAGCAACTGCTCGCCGAACGGGGTGCGCTCCCGCATGGCCACCACGACGTCGAAACCTGCCAGCCGCCGCACCAGCTCGTCCTGGTCGGCGATGTGTTCGGTGAACACGTGGACGTCGGCGTCGAGACAGTCCCAGTCGGCGAGGCCGAGTGCGACGTTCTGGTAGTCGTCGAGGATCGCGATCCGCATGGCACCACGCTAGCGTGCGGCGCCGGAGGTCTCACGGGCGCACGTCCACCCACACCAGATGATGGTCGGACGCGGAGTTCAGCCGGTCGAGAGCCGTTCCCGGCACCGGCCAGAAGATCCCGTCGCGCACGACCCGCATCCCCCGCGAGGGCAGCACGTAATCGACCCTGAGGTTGCCCGGCTGCTCGTCACCGAAGTCGGCGGTGTCGTGCCACGGGTCACCGCGGTGGCTGTCGTTGGCGCCGCCCTGAAGCAGCGCCGCCGCCGCGCCGCCCGCGCTCGCCGGCCGGGTGTCACGCACCCTCGGCGCGTCCAACAATTGGTGCGCGGCGCCGTCGGTGCTGTCGCCGTCGAGGGGATCGGCGTTGTAGTCGCCCGCGATCACAAACCGCTCACCGGCCGCGAGTCCGCCCCTGCGGCCGGTGTCGTCGTAGACGTATCCACCCCGTCCCGGCGTGACGTAGTCGGCCCAGAACCGGATCTCGTCGTGGTTCCGCCTGCCGTTGCGGTCCTCCGGCCCGTCGAAGGTGGGCGGGGTGGGGTGCGCGGCGAGCACGTGGACGGTCCTGCCGCCCACCTCGACCGGAACGTCCCAATGGGACTTCGACGACAGCCGCAGCGTGTCCAGTGCCTTTTCCGAGTACCAGTCTCCCTGCTCCGGCGTGGCCGTGTCGTCCGGCAGCAACGCGTCCGGCATGTCCTTCCACAGGAAGGTGCGGAATGTCCGCACGCGCTCGGTGTCGATGGGATGGCGAGACAGCAGCAGCATCCCGTACTGGCCGGGGAACATTCCGAAGCCGTGGGCGTCGCCGGGGCCGCCGACCCTGCCGTCGCGGTCGAGGTCGTGCCCCGTCTGCACGCCCGTGTTGACCGGTGCGACGTAGGCGTACGGGTAGTGGATGGGCCTCGCGCCGTTCTGCGGCACCTGGAGGTAGTTGCGCCGGAAGGCGTCGGCCGCCGCCCCGCCCTCGACGTAGTCGAATTCGTTGACCAGCAGCACGTCCGGCCTGCTGCGCTGGATCACCTCGGCGACCGCCCTCGCCTGCTTGTCGTCCCCTGTGGACAGATCGGCGAGCAACTCCGACTCGGAGGAACGGTTCAGCGAGGCGTTGAACGTGGCGAACCGCACCGGCTCCCTGTGCGGTGAACCCTGTGGGCCCGCCGCCGCCACTCCCGCGGTCGCCGACAACACCAGCGTGGCCACGAGCGCCACGGTTTTCCCTCGCATCAGACCTCCACTGCCACTCGACCCGCGACACCCTAACCGGCGAAGGTGAACGCCGGAGGTCTCGCGGGTTGATCGTGGCGGATCAGTCGAGCGGCAACGGGAGGATGCCGTGGGTGGCCTCGCGGAGAGCGTCCCGCATCACCGCGCGCGGCGCCGCTCGCCCTGTGAACTGCTCAACCTGCCCGAATGCCTGATGCAGCAGCATGTCCAGCCCCGTGGCCACCCTGCCGCCCCGCGCCGCGACGGCCTCGGCCAGGGGCGTCGGCCACGGGTGGTAGATCACGTCGAGCACGCACGGCACCGCAGCCAGCGCGGGCACGTGCGGTGCCACCGCATCGGGCGGCACCGTGCTCACGAGTACTCGCGCCGACGCGGCGAGCGCGCCGAAGTCCGCCTCCGCCCACCGGTGCACGACCACGCCGAGCCCTGCCCCGCGGGCCGTCTCGGCCGTGGCCTTCGCCCTTGCCGGGTCGCGCACCACGATGTGAACGTCCGTGAGACCGAGTTCCCCGAGAGCCGCCACGGCGGCCGCCGCCGTACCCCCCGCACCGAGGACCATCCCGGTGGCAGGCGACCCCGGCCGGAACCCGCCCGCGGCGCGCAGCGCGCCCGTGACACCGTCCACATCGGTGCAATCGGCGCGCCACCCTCCCGAAGGCAGCCGGACCAGCGTGTTGGCCGCCCCCACAGCCAGCGCGCGCGGGGTCGCCTCGTCGGCGACGGCCAACGCGGCCCGCTTGCCGGGCATGGTCACCGACAGCCCCACCCACTCCTCGCCGAGCGAGTGGACGAAACCGGGCAGCGCCTCGGCATCGACCTCATGGGTGTCGTAGTGCCAGCCGGTGAGCCCCAGCGCGGCGTAGGCGGCGTTGTGCAGGACGGGCGACAGCGAATGCCGCACGGGCGAACCCAGCACGCCCGCCCTGCGAAACGCCACTGTGGACACACCGGGCTCAGTAGACACCGCGCGCTCTCGCGTCGTCCCTGTCGGCCTGATGGTCGGCGTACTCGACGTTGAAGCACGAAAGGCCGTTCTTCTCGCACTTCACGAAGTACACGAAGTCGGTGTCCTCCGGGTTCAGCGCCGCCTCGACGGCCTCAAGGCTCGGCGCCCCGATCGGTGTCTGCGGAAGCCCGGTCATCCGGTAGGTGTTCCACGGCGTCTGCTTCTCCCGCTCCTGCGCCTTCGTCGTCAACGTCGGCCTTTCGAGCGGGTAGTTCACCGTGGAGTCCATTTCGAGGCGCATGTCGATCTCCAGCCGGTTGTAGATGACACTGGAGACCTTCGTGAAGTCGGCCTTGACGCCCTCCATCTCGACGATCGACGCGATGACCAGCACCTGGTACGGGCTGTACGGCGTGCTGCCTGCCGCGCTCGGCAGCCCAGCGGCCTCCATCCTCGTCGCCGAGGCCGTGAGCACCTGCGACAGCAGCTCCTTGGCGTCCCCGCCGGGCTTGACGTCGTAGACGCCCGGCGCGATCAGCCCTTCCAGCTTGCGCCCCTTCGGTGCCTTCCCCGCATCCGCCACGGCCCAGTCGGGAACACCGAGTTCGGCGAGGTCGGCGGTGTCGGCCGTTTTGCGGAGCTCTTCGGCGGACACGCACGTCTCCTTGCCGCCGAGCTGTGCGCACGAGGCGTCGGCAAGCAACGTGAAGATGCCGGGTGTCACCGAGTCGTCGGGCTGCGTGACGTCGAAGAGCTTGGTCCCTGCCTTGATCTGGAGGTGACCGACCCTCGCGTCGTCGTCCACAAGGGCCTCCACGGCGGCCTGGCCCGACATCTTGGTCTTGACCTGGTAGTAGCCCGGCTGGATGCCGAGCACCCGCTCGTCGCCCTCACCTGCCTCCACGAACGCCTCCGGGCTGGCCACCACGTCGAGTTCGGCGAGCTTGGCCGCGATCGCGCTCGTGACGTCGCCCTCCTCGACGTGGAGGATCACGTCGGCCTCGCCGGACCCCTCGTAGTCGTCGTAACCGAAGCCCAGCAGCTCTCGCGCACCGAAGTAGGCGCCCGCGCCCAGCAGCGCCAGCAGGCCCATGGCCGCGACCCACTTCAGCGATCGCCGTCCTCGCCCCTCGCGCCGGGTGCCTGCGTCCTCGTCGTCGCGCTCGTCGGCGAAGTACTCCGGTTCCGCGCGGTCGTCACCGTCGAAACCATCGAAACCGTCGAAGTCATCGCCGTCGTCGAAGTCGTGTTCGCCGCCGGTTCGGACCCTTCCCTCGCGGAGGTCGCCGGGTTCCCCGTTGCCGGTCCGGCTGTCGTCGCCGTCGGCGTCGCCACGACCGTCGTCATCGGCGTCATCGTCGTAGTCGTCGTAGTCGTCGTCATCGTCGTAGTCGTTGTAGCCGCGACGGTCGCCCTCGATCTCCTCGTCGTAGAGGTCGTCGTAGGGCTCGTCGAGTTCGAGGATCTCGGTGGGATTGTCGTCGGCGGGCACACCGTCGTTGGGCGAGGGCCTGCGCCGCCGCACGGGTGGCCTTCCCGCACGCCTGACAGGAGGCGGCGGCTGCGGAGGTTGCGCCTGCGGCGGACGTGGTGCGGGACCGTCGTCCAGCAGGTCCCCGTGCTCGCGCACGCGCCGGGGCGGCAGATCCGGCTCGACCACGGCGGGGCGGGGAGCACGGGGCGCGCGGTGCGGCGGAAGCGGATTCTCACCGCTGACCGCGTGCCTCGGCGGCCTCGGCGGTGGCTGCCGGGTCCCTGAGGGGTCCTGCGGCGACGGCGCCTGCGGTGGCTGTCTTCTCTGGTCCTGCGGCGGCGCCTGCGGTGGCGGTGGCTGTCTTCTCTGGTGCTGCGGCGGGCGTTGAGCGGGGCGCCGCCTGCGAGGGTCCGAACCGTCGTGGGGCACGCTCACTACCGTTCAGCCTCCCGTGCGACGGCAGCGGCGCGGCCGTCCAGCCAACCCTGCAAGATCTCCACGGCGGCGGCCTGATCGACCACGGCTCGTTGCTTGCGTCCCTTCACACCCCGCTGCGACAGCATGCGGCTCGCGCTCACGGTGCTCAGCCTTTCATCGGCCAGCCGGACCGCGACAGGCGCAACTCGCTCGGCCAGTCGCCGTGCGTAGTCCGTGGCGATGGCGGCGGCGGCGCCGTGACGGTCGGCCAGTGTCCTCGGAAGTCCCACGATCACCTCGACAACGTCGTGCTCGGCCACCAGCCGGGCCAACTCGTCGAGGTCCGTGTCTCTTTCGTTATCACGCGACAGGGTAACGAGTGGTGTCGCCAGGATCGGCGCGGGATCACTCAGAGCGACTCCGACCCGCACCGACCCGACGTCCACACCAAGGCGCCGCCCCGGCCCGGGATCATCCACTCCGGGCCGGTCGGGTCCTTCCTGATTCACCGGCTCGCCGCGACGGCCGCGTGCAGTGCCTCGACGGCCTGAACGATGCCCTCGGGCCGGGTGCCGCCGCCCTGTGCCATGTCCGGCTTCCCACCGCCCCTGCCGTCGAGCGCCTTCGCGAACGACGACACCAGCTTGCCCGCGGCGAGACCAGCGTTCCGCGCGGCGGCCGTCGTGGCGACCACGAAGCTCACCTTGCCCTCACCCGACGGGGAGAACAGGACCACGACGCCGGGCCGCGTCCCGAGCCGGTTGCGCACCTCGCCGGTGAGCGCCCGCAGCGCTCCCGCGTCGATCGTCTGGTCGAGTTTCTCGGCCACGACGGACACCCCGCCGACGTCGTGGGCACGTCCCGCGAGCGTGTCCGCCGAGGAGAGCACCTCGCGCAGCCTGAGCTGCTCGATCTCCTTCTCCGCGTTTCGCAACCGGGTGAGCACGTCCTCGATCCGCGACGGCAGCTCGTCCGTCGGCACCTTCAACGTGCCCGCGAGCTGCGACACCAGCAGCTGCTCCTTGCGGACGTGCCGGAGCGCGTCGGTGCCCACGAGCGCTTCGACGCGGTGCACACCGGACCCCACCGAGGAGTCGCTGACGAGCTTCACCAGGCCGAGCTGGCCGATGCGCTCCACGTGGGTGCCGCCGCACAGCTCGCGCGAGTAGTCGCCCATATCGACGACCCTGACGTCGTTGCCGTACTTCTCGCCGAACAGCGCCACGGCGCCCAGTTCGAGCGCCCTGTCCTTGGTCGTGGTGTAGGCCTGCACCTCGACGTCGGTCTGGAGGTAGTCGTTGACCTCCTCCTCGACCTCCGTCAGCATGCCCGCCGACACCGACTTCGGCGTGGTGAAGTCGAAGCGCATGCGGCCGGGTGTGTTGAGCGAACCAGCCTGTGCCGCGCGGTTGCCGTACGCGCCACGGACGGCCGCGTGCACGAGGTGGGTCGCCGAGTGCGACCGCGCGATGGACGCCCGCCGCGTGCCGTCAACGGAGGCCGCGAGCCGCGTGTCCACACCGATCTCGCCTGCCACGACCTCGACACGGTGCACGAACAGGCCGGGGACGAGCTTCTGCACGTCGAGCACCGTCAGCTCGACTCCCTCGCCCACGAGCACGCCGGTGTCGGCGATCTGGCCACCGCCCTCGGCGTAGAACGGGGTGCGGTCGAGAACCAGTTCGGCCTTCGTTCCCTCGGCGGCCGCGCGGACGGGCACACCGTCCACGAGAAGGCCCAGCACGCGCGCGTCGGACTGGAGGTCGGTGTAGCCGACGAACTGGGTTTCGCCGTGCTCTTCGAGGATGCCCCGGTAGACCGAGAGGTCACCGTGCCCCGTCTTACGCGCGGCGGCGTCGGCCTTCGCCCGCTGCCGCTGCTGCTCCATGAGGGTGCGGAAGCCGTCCTCGTCAACCGACAATCCCTGTTCGGCGGCCATCTCCAGGGTCAGGTCGATGGGGAAGCCGTAGGTGTCGTGCAGCTGGAACGCCTTGTCGCCTGCCAGGATCGTGCCGCCGGAGCGTTTGGTCTCCTGCGCCGCGAGGTCGAAGATGCGCGACCCACTGGTCAACGTGGACAGGAAGGTCTCCTCCTCCACCCGCATCACGTCGCTGATGCGGTCGAAGTCGCGCCGGACCTCGGGGTAGGAGGCGGCCATCGCGTCGCGCACCACCGCGGCGAACTCGCCAAGCACCGGTTCGTGCACCCCGAGCAGCCGCATCGATCGCACGATGCGCCGCAGCAGGCGGCGCAGCACGTATCCTCGGGCCTCGTTGCCGGGTGTGACGCCGTCGGCGATCAGCATGACGCCGGAGCGGGCGTGGTCGGCGATCACCCTGAAACGGACGTCGTCGGCGTGGTCAGCGCCGTAGCGGCGGCCGGAGAACTCCTCGGCCCTGGTGATGACGGGGCGCACCAGATCCGTCTCGTAGACATTCTCCACACCCTGGAGCAGGTAGGCGACGCGCTCGATGCCCATGCCCGTGTCGATGTTCTTCTGCGGCAGCTCCCCGATGGGCGGATGCCCCTTCTTCGGGCTCAGCTCGCCGCGCATCTCCTGCATGAACACGAGGTTCCAGATTTCGAGGTACCGGTCCTCGTCCACGGCGGGACCGCCCTCGCGGCCGTACTCGGGACCACGGTCGTAATAGATCTCCGAACACGGGCCGCACGGCCCTGGCACGCCCATGTCCCAGTAGTTGTCCTCGGGACCTCTGAACTGGATACGGTCGGAGGGAAGGCCCGCGATCTCCCGCCACATCGCCGCGGTCTCGGCGTCGTGCTCGTACACGGTGGCCCACAGCCTGCCGGGGTCGAACCCGAAACCGCCCTCGTCCTGCGAGGTGGTGAGCAGCTCCCACGCCCGTTCGATGGCACCCTGCTTGAAGTAGTCGCCGAACGAGAAGTTGCCAGCCATCTGGAAGAACGTGTTGTGCCGCGTGGTCTTGCCGACCTCGTCGATGTCGCCGGTGCGCACGCACTTCTGCACGCTCGTAGCGCGCGGGTAGGGCGGAGGCACCTCACCGAGGAAATACGGCTTGAACTGGACCATTCCCGCGTTGACGAACAGCAACGTGGGGTCGTCCAGGATCAGCGACGCGCTCGGAACCCTGGTGTGGCCGTGCTTTTCGAAGTAGTCGAGGAACCGCTTGTTGATTTCGTGAGTTTCCACTGGTCGTCCTTGGCGTGATGCTGTCCGGCACGGGTTCGCGAACCGGTCAGGATGGATGCGAACGAAGGCGGCGGAGCTGCCGTGGCCGCCTGCACCGGCGTGGCCGCGTCAGAGCTCCGCCCGGCGCGCTCGCCGGGCCCTCGGCGCGGTCGCCGCGTGCCTGCCGTGCCCTCGGTCGTCCCTCGCCGGGGACGAAGGCCCCGGCAGGGCCGGCCTCGGCAGCCCCGAACGCCGTTCCACGATGTCGTTCAGCTCCTGTTCGCGCTCGCTCATTCCGGCGCGGACGTCAGCACCGAACGCACCGATCGCGCCGGCCAGCTCCCGCACCGCGTCGCCCAGGTTCGAGGCTAACCCGGCGGGGGTCGCCTGACGAGCCGTCTCGCTCGCCTTGCGGGCCAGGCTCACCCCTGCGGCGACGCCGACGCCGAGCCAGAAGAGTCGCTTCATCACCTACCGCCCTTCTTCCTGCCGCGGCGGCGGGAGTGCTTGCCCTCCTCGGCCTTGCGGCGCCGAGCGCGCAAGGCCTTGCTGATGCCGTAGGACAACGCGGCCGTCTTGACCAGTGGGCCACCGAGCGTGGCCGTGAACACCGACGACAGGGCCGAGACGTTGCCGGACACGGCCTGCGCATTGGCCGTGATGCCGTCCACGCGCTCCAGCTGAGCGTTCACGTGAGTGATCGTCTCGTTGGCCCCCATCAGGATCGGGTCGGTGTTCTCGTGTGCCTTCCGGATCGCGATCGTGGCCTCGTCCAGCGTGCGGCCGAGCTTGACCAACGCGATCGCCAGGAACAACACCAGCAGCACGAAGGCGCCTGCGGCGATCAACGCGGCGATCTGCCCTGCCGACACGTGCCCTCCTTGAGAAAAGTTGTGTGACCACCAGGATTGGCCGTCAGGCTACCGCGCGTCGTCAGCCGCTACCGACCGCCTCCCCGAATCGTGCGCCGCAGCTTGGGAACCCGTTCGTACAGCGTCCGTTCCATGCCGTGCTTGCTCGGCCGGTAGTAGTCCCTGCCGACCAATTCGTCGGGCGGGTACTGCTGGGCGAGCACGCCTTCCGGCGCGTTGTGCGGGTACCGGTAGCCCTTCGCGTTGCCGAGTGCGTTCGCTCCGGCGTAGTGCCCGTCACGCAGGTGCGGAGGCACGGTGCCGACGCCGCCGGAGCGCACGTCGGCCAGCGCGGCGTCGATGGCGGCGATGACGGCGTTGGACTTGGGCGCTGTGGCGAGGTGCACGGTCGCCTGCGCGAGCGCGAGACGGGCTTCCGGCATGCCGACGAGTTGCACCGCGCTGGCCGCGGCGACGGCGGCCTGGAGCGCGGTGGGGTCGGCGAGGCCGATGTCCTCGCTGGCGTGCACGATGAGCCTGCGCGCGATGAATCTCGGGTCCTCTCCCGCCTCGACCATGCGCGCGAGGTAGTGCAGTGCGGCATCGACGTCGGAGCCCCGGATCGACTTGATGAAGGCGCTGACGATGTCGTAGTGCTGATCGCCGTCCCGGTCGTAGCGCACCGCCGCTTTGTCTACTGTGGACTCCACGGTGGAGAGCCCGACGACCGGGGTCCCTTCGGTGTCCGTTGCCGTTGCCGTCGCCGCCTCCGCCGCCGCCTCCAGCGCCGTCAGCGCCCGCCGCGCGTCCCCCGCCGCGAGCCGCACCAGATGCGCCACCGCGTCGTCCGGCACCTCGACCGAACCGGCGAGCCCGCGCTCGTCGGCAACGGCACGGCGGACGAGCGCGGTGATGTCGTCGTCGGTCAGCGGCCGCAACTGGAGCACGAGCGATCGGGACAACAGCGGCGCGACCACCGAGAACGACGGGTTCTCCGTCGTCGCCGCCACCAGAAGTACCGTCCGATCCTCCACCGCGCCCAGCAGGGCGTCCTGCTGGGTCTTGGAGAACCGGTGAACCTCGTCGATGAACAACACCGTGTCCTCGGCGGCGTAGGTGCGGCGGCGGCGCGCCTCCTCGATGACGCCCCGCACCTCCTTCACCCCGGCCGACAGCGCCGACAGCGCCACGAAGCGCCGCCCCGTGGCCGTGGACACGAGGTTCGCGAGCGTGGTCTTTCCCGTTCCCGGCGGGCCGTACAGCAGCACCGAAGCCGGGGTCGCTCCCTCGACGAGCCTGCGCAGGGGCGCGCCGTCGCCCAGCAGGTGCCGCTGGCCGACGACCTCGTCGAGAGACCGGGGACGCATCCGCACCGCGAGCGGGGCGTTCGGTGGAATGGCCTCCACGGGCGACGACTGTGCCGACGACGACTGTGCCGACGACGTCGTCGCCGGCTGCCCTGAGGCGTGCGGGGTCACCGTGAAGAGTTCGTCCTGGTGCACTCCCCGACCGTAGCCGCAGGGGCGGACGATGTTCTCACCCGAGGCCTGCCGCCCCCGCCTGCCCTCGGGTTCGCCGTCAGCGGAACGCCGGGTACAGCGCCAGGTCGAGCTCCGGCCCGAAGCGCGTGTCGAACGCACCCGCCACGGTCGCCGCGTGCTCGGC comes from Saccharomonospora xinjiangensis XJ-54 and encodes:
- a CDS encoding D-2-hydroxyacid dehydrogenase family protein, which translates into the protein MRIAILDDYQNVALGLADWDCLDADVHVFTEHIADQDELVRRLAGFDVVVAMRERTPFGEQLLSRLADLRLLVTTGQRNASIDVEAARRHGVVVCGTGYVAHPTVELTWALILAASRNLHTELRAMREGGWQTTLGTSLRGRTLGVLGLGRLGAQVARVGQAFGMRTIAWSHNLTQERAAEHDVTAVSKEELLASADVLTVHLVLSKRTRGLLGAAELAAMKPTALLVNTSRAPIVDTGALVHALRHGVIGAAALDVYDVEPLPSDHPLRSLPNAVLTPHIGFVTRDTYEVFYRDAVADIAAFSRGEPVRVLES
- a CDS encoding shikimate dehydrogenase; this translates as MAFRRAGVLGSPVRHSLSPVLHNAAYAALGLTGWHYDTHEVDAEALPGFVHSLGEEWVGLSVTMPGKRAALAVADEATPRALAVGAANTLVRLPSGGWRADCTDVDGVTGALRAAGGFRPGSPATGMVLGAGGTAAAAVAALGELGLTDVHIVVRDPARAKATAETARGAGLGVVVHRWAEADFGALAASARVLVSTVPPDAVAPHVPALAAVPCVLDVIYHPWPTPLAEAVAARGGRVATGLDMLLHQAFGQVEQFTGRAAPRAVMRDALREATHGILPLPLD
- a CDS encoding replication-associated recombination protein A translates to MHQDELFTVTPHASGQPATTSSAQSSSAQSSPVEAIPPNAPLAVRMRPRSLDEVVGQRHLLGDGAPLRRLVEGATPASVLLYGPPGTGKTTLANLVSTATGRRFVALSALSAGVKEVRGVIEEARRRRTYAAEDTVLFIDEVHRFSKTQQDALLGAVEDRTVLLVAATTENPSFSVVAPLLSRSLVLQLRPLTDDDITALVRRAVADERGLAGSVEVPDDAVAHLVRLAAGDARRALTALEAAAEAATATATDTEGTPVVGLSTVESTVDKAAVRYDRDGDQHYDIVSAFIKSIRGSDVDAALHYLARMVEAGEDPRFIARRLIVHASEDIGLADPTALQAAVAAASAVQLVGMPEARLALAQATVHLATAPKSNAVIAAIDAALADVRSGGVGTVPPHLRDGHYAGANALGNAKGYRYPHNAPEGVLAQQYPPDELVGRDYYRPSKHGMERTLYERVPKLRRTIRGGGR
- the mltG gene encoding endolytic transglycosylase MltG; this encodes MRRRRPSPNDGVPADDNPTEILELDEPYDDLYDEEIEGDRRGYNDYDDDDDYDDYDDDADDDGRGDADGDDSRTGNGEPGDLREGRVRTGGEHDFDDGDDFDGFDGFDGDDRAEPEYFADERDDEDAGTRREGRGRRSLKWVAAMGLLALLGAGAYFGARELLGFGYDDYEGSGEADVILHVEEGDVTSAIAAKLAELDVVASPEAFVEAGEGDERVLGIQPGYYQVKTKMSGQAAVEALVDDDARVGHLQIKAGTKLFDVTQPDDSVTPGIFTLLADASCAQLGGKETCVSAEELRKTADTADLAELGVPDWAVADAGKAPKGRKLEGLIAPGVYDVKPGGDAKELLSQVLTASATRMEAAGLPSAAGSTPYSPYQVLVIASIVEMEGVKADFTKVSSVIYNRLEIDMRLEMDSTVNYPLERPTLTTKAQEREKQTPWNTYRMTGLPQTPIGAPSLEAVEAALNPEDTDFVYFVKCEKNGLSCFNVEYADHQADRDDARARGVY
- the ruvX gene encoding Holliday junction resolvase RuvX; the protein is MNQEGPDRPGVDDPGPGRRLGVDVGSVRVGVALSDPAPILATPLVTLSRDNERDTDLDELARLVAEHDVVEVIVGLPRTLADRHGAAAAIATDYARRLAERVAPVAVRLADERLSTVSASRMLSQRGVKGRKQRAVVDQAAAVEILQGWLDGRAAAVAREAER
- a CDS encoding DUF948 domain-containing protein, with protein sequence MSAGQIAALIAAGAFVLLVLFLAIALVKLGRTLDEATIAIRKAHENTDPILMGANETITHVNAQLERVDGITANAQAVSGNVSALSSVFTATLGGPLVKTAALSYGISKALRARRRKAEEGKHSRRRGRKKGGR
- a CDS encoding endonuclease/exonuclease/phosphatase family protein; the protein is MRGKTVALVATLVLSATAGVAAAGPQGSPHREPVRFATFNASLNRSSESELLADLSTGDDKQARAVAEVIQRSRPDVLLVNEFDYVEGGAAADAFRRNYLQVPQNGARPIHYPYAYVAPVNTGVQTGHDLDRDGRVGGPGDAHGFGMFPGQYGMLLLSRHPIDTERVRTFRTFLWKDMPDALLPDDTATPEQGDWYSEKALDTLRLSSKSHWDVPVEVGGRTVHVLAAHPTPPTFDGPEDRNGRRNHDEIRFWADYVTPGRGGYVYDDTGRRGGLAAGERFVIAGDYNADPLDGDSTDGAAHQLLDAPRVRDTRPASAGGAAAALLQGGANDSHRGDPWHDTADFGDEQPGNLRVDYVLPSRGMRVVRDGIFWPVPGTALDRLNSASDHHLVWVDVRP
- a CDS encoding serine hydrolase domain-containing protein, which codes for MDSVRLIEQWPVDNAATAVVRADGTVLGAHGDTARVFPLASVTKLFTTYTTLIAVEEGAVDLDQPAGPEGSTVRHLLAHTSGLGFSEHKVLAPAGQRRLYSSAGFEQLADALTEHTGIAFDTYQNEAVFQPLGMHDTALKGSPGSGAESTVDDLVRFATELQTPSLVDPSTLEAATQVAFPGLTGVLPGFGHQKPNDWGLGFELRDHKDPHWTGKNSSPRTFGHFGQSGTFLWVDPDAGVACVTLTDRAFGPWAARVWPEFTDAVLAELA
- the alaS gene encoding alanine--tRNA ligase, whose amino-acid sequence is METHEINKRFLDYFEKHGHTRVPSASLILDDPTLLFVNAGMVQFKPYFLGEVPPPYPRATSVQKCVRTGDIDEVGKTTRHNTFFQMAGNFSFGDYFKQGAIERAWELLTTSQDEGGFGFDPGRLWATVYEHDAETAAMWREIAGLPSDRIQFRGPEDNYWDMGVPGPCGPCSEIYYDRGPEYGREGGPAVDEDRYLEIWNLVFMQEMRGELSPKKGHPPIGELPQKNIDTGMGIERVAYLLQGVENVYETDLVRPVITRAEEFSGRRYGADHADDVRFRVIADHARSGVMLIADGVTPGNEARGYVLRRLLRRIVRSMRLLGVHEPVLGEFAAVVRDAMAASYPEVRRDFDRISDVMRVEEETFLSTLTSGSRIFDLAAQETKRSGGTILAGDKAFQLHDTYGFPIDLTLEMAAEQGLSVDEDGFRTLMEQQRQRAKADAAARKTGHGDLSVYRGILEEHGETQFVGYTDLQSDARVLGLLVDGVPVRAAAEGTKAELVLDRTPFYAEGGGQIADTGVLVGEGVELTVLDVQKLVPGLFVHRVEVVAGEIGVDTRLAASVDGTRRASIARSHSATHLVHAAVRGAYGNRAAQAGSLNTPGRMRFDFTTPKSVSAGMLTEVEEEVNDYLQTDVEVQAYTTTKDRALELGAVALFGEKYGNDVRVVDMGDYSRELCGGTHVERIGQLGLVKLVSDSSVGSGVHRVEALVGTDALRHVRKEQLLVSQLAGTLKVPTDELPSRIEDVLTRLRNAEKEIEQLRLREVLSSADTLAGRAHDVGGVSVVAEKLDQTIDAGALRALTGEVRNRLGTRPGVVVLFSPSGEGKVSFVVATTAAARNAGLAAGKLVSSFAKALDGRGGGKPDMAQGGGTRPEGIVQAVEALHAAVAASR